In Aedes albopictus strain Foshan chromosome 3, AalbF5, whole genome shotgun sequence, the following are encoded in one genomic region:
- the LOC134290361 gene encoding uncharacterized protein LOC134290361 yields MQSEPPVDAQCIACNRPNTAEPKMVQCDGCSRWYHFTCAGVGDSIEGEDRSYQCALCRPPSRSASSVRTTSTTASTREARLRLEMQRLEEEKKLREKANADRLRLEEEFLDRRFKRSWKTKAGVQEQRWIDNHQMSVAANTGNVVPTGATSQIGGIIAPAEPGVAVTTQCSSRTVPVTTVSSREVESNREVAQAAVGSEPFDNIISPNTVAPAIPGGFSRPFDNVISPITTVHPAGFNSVPSSVAPQSFQSTPLVRNISASMPGSTTTLPLHVNPSVPSAISQPVVVSASVGHLEPLPIPASNPYMGNGPTTVRYIAEDPSAGQYNPIAIPSSTMWGVSSQPQYLGPPLVSVSSYQNPISAVPNPDMYGGMQSSVGPNAQQLAARHVVPKDLPFFGGNPTEWPVFWSSYETSTQLCAYNDSENLMRLQRCLKGEARKAVCSLLLHPSNVPDIIKTLKVLYGRPEAIISNLLAEVRAAPTPRPEKLGSIITFGLAVRNLCAHLIATNQQVHLANPILMEELVEKLPANIKLDWALHKQRVVDVDLKTFSDYMDVIVTAASSVTPVIDKNEKTKGKAVVNSHLSEVHAVKVRDQKLPMKIEAPNQPGSQRPCMVCKTAGHKPKDCSAFKSKALEDKWKVAQEEHLCRRCLYPHGKWPCKAPVCGVGGCEQKHHRLLHPGDPRADNTTTSAPVSGVISVHQHHHRVLFRIIPVVLHANGCSVGTFAFLDSGSDATLVDRSLAEQLGVQGPTSPLCMQWTNGVKRVEEDSQQIQMNISGSVSGKQFSLRKVQTVGGLELPQQSVDFEELRARYPYLNGLPVESFRDAKPGILIGLDHTRLKTTLKLREGREHEPVAAKTRLGWVIYGRSGDAANTSSQHVLHIGTRKRDDDLHELVKSFFSMESVGVSIDQVKESAEDQRARDILQSTTRRTENGRFETGLLWKFDDVEFPNSKPMAERRLKCLENRLLKSPHLYTNVRQQIADYVSKGYAHKATGQEIAEMNPKRTWFLPLGIVVNPKKPDKVRVVWDAAASVQGVSLNSVLLKGPDLMTSLQTVLSRYRQREIAISGDIMGMFHQVLISRQDRSAQSFLWRDYPSESIQVYVMDVAIFGATCSPSSTQYVKNLNAGEYSAEFPRASEAIQDNHYVDDYLDSVDTIQEAVQLALEVKAVHEKAGFLIRHWMSNSPEVLQRIGEQNTKAVKSFTMDKGSNVERVLGMVWRPQEDIFVFSLTLREDLRHLIDGLIVPTKRQLLSLVMSVFDPLGLVAQFVVHGKTIVQDVWRSGIGWDEQLPADIVPKWEQYISLLEKLDSVRIPRCYFPGYSLGAYESMQLHVFVDASSAAYAAVAYFRIVDNGVVRCSLVSAKTKVAPMKLLSIPRLELQAAVIGTRLMKSISSSHTLQITRKVMWSDSSTVLNWIRSDPRKYRQYVAFRVTEILDETEVTDWRKVPSRMNVADEATKWGNGPCFDQGSRWYKAPEFLYKPECDWPDEVIEQTTAEELKIVAMHQVVPAEQVIDFTRFSRWEKLTGTLAVVLRFGRRKIETATDNPSSESRRYAESVMVRLIQLSRYAEEYRVLQRNQQVQAGERQLVDRSSCLFKLSPFLDPDGVIRMGSRIGYAEYVPYEAKFPAILPKDHYVTHLVINWFHRKYGHANNETIVNEVRQRFHVSELRSAVKKVARSCNWCKVYKSKPQVPPMAPLPNARITPYVRAFSFTGLDYFGPITVRFGRGSAKRWVALFTCLSTRAVHLEIAYSLSTESCKMAIRRFISRRGAPQEIYSDQGTNFQGANAELKMQMTTTNRHLAQTFTNANTQWKFNPPYAPHMGGIWERLVRSVKAGLSNMTLPKNPDEETLVTAIVEVESIVNSRPLTYLPIDSQESEALTPNHFLLLSSNGVVQPAVRPTEEGAALRTNWKHIQVMLDRFWTRWIREYLPVIARQPKWFGEVTPINVGDLVIVVNDGIRNSWTRGKILRVYPGRDGQVRSADVQTVGGVLRRPAAKLAVLDVARDKV; encoded by the exons ATGCAATCAGAGCCGCCAGTTGACGCTCAGTGCATTGCCTGTAACCGGCCAAACACCGCAGAGCCGAAGATGGTACAGTGTGACGGCTGCAGCCGATGGTACCATTTCACCTGCGCTGGTGTTGGTGATAGTATAGAAGGGGAAGATCGGAGCTACCAATGTGCACTATGCCGGCCCCCTTCCCGGTCAGCCTCATCGGTAAGAACGACGTCAACGACGGCTAGCACACGAGAGGCTCGGCTTCGGCTAGAAATGCAACGCTTGGAGGAGGAAAAGAAATTACGAGAGAAGGCAAATGCAGATCGGTTACGTTTGGAAGAGGAGTTCCTCGATCGAAGGTTCAAGCGCAGCTGGAAGACGAAGGCCGGAGTTCAAGAGCAA CGTTGGATCGACAACCATCAAATGAGTGTGGCTGCCAATACTGGGAACGTAGTTCCCACTGGAGCCACGTCGCAGATCGGTGGTATTATCGCGCCAGCAGAACCAGGGGTAGCAGTCACTACGCAATGCAGCTCAAGAACAGTTCCAGTGACAACGGTCTCCAGCCGGGAAGTAGAATCGAATCGTGAAGTGGCGCAAGCAGCTGTGGGTTCGGAACCATTCGATAACATCATATCACCGAACACCGTGGCACCTGCCATCCCGGGGGGATTCTCGAGGCCATTCGATAACGTCATCTCGCCGATAACAACTGTTCATCCAGCAGGATTCAACAGCGTACCGAGTTCGGTAGCACCACAATCGTTTCAATCGACGCCCCTGGTGAGGAATATTTCTGCGAGTATGCCAGGTTCGACGACGACATTGCCGTTGCACGTGAATCCATCGGTTCCATCTGCCATCAGCCAGCCAGTGGTGGTCTCGGCATCCGTAGGTCATTTGGAGCCACTTCCGATTCCGGCGTCGAATCCATATATGGGTAATGGACCAACCACGGTAAGGTACATCGCGGAGGATCCTAGCGCTGGTCAGTACAATCCAATTGCAATACCTAGTTCAACTATG TGGGGGGTTTCTTCTCAACCACAATATTTGGGTCCCCCATTAGTGAGTGTATCAAGTTACCAAAACCCTATATCGGCTGTGCCAAATCCGGATATGTATGGTGGAATGCAGTCATCGGTCGGTCCAAACGCTCAGCAGTTGGCAGCCCGCCATGTTGTTCCCAAGGATCTTCCTTTCTTCGGTGGGAATCCGACAGAATGGCCGGTTTTCTGGAGCAGCTATGAGACGTCAACGCAGCTTTGTGCCTACAACGACTCGGAGAACTTGATGAGACTCCAGCGCTGCTTGAAAGGAGAAGCGAGGAAAGCAGTATGTAGTTTGCTTCTACACCCATCGAATGTGCCGGACATCATCAAGACGTTGAAGGTTCTCTATGGTCGACCGGAAGCGATAATCAGCAACCTGCTGGCGGAAGTCCGTGCAGCGCCAACACCGCGACCGGAGAAATTAGGAAGTATCATCACCTTCGGATTAGCAGTTCGGAATCTTTGCGCTCACCTAATCGCTACTAATCAGCAGGTGCATCTAGCAAATCCGATCCTGATGGAAGAGCTGGTGGAAAAACTGCCGGCCAACATTAAGCTCGACTGGGCGTTACACAAGCAGCGAGTGGTAGATGTGGATCTGAAAACCTTTTCAGATTACATGGACGTTATCGTTACGGCAGCTAGTAGCGTCACACCAGTAATCGACAAAAACGAGAAGACGAAGGGGAAAGCCGTGGTGAACTCACATCTCTCTGAGGTACACGCGGTTAAAGTTCGAGATCAGAAGCTGCCCATGAAGATTGAAGCTCCAAACCAACCGGGAAGTCAACGTCCTTGCATGGTGTGCAAAACAGCCGGACACAAGCCGAAGGATTGTAGTGCATTCAAGTCGAAGGCTTTGGAGGATAAGTGGAAGGTAGCACAGGAAGAGCACCTGTGTAGGCGGTGTCTGTATCCGCATGGAAAATGGCCGTGCAAGGCGCCCGTCTGCGGAGTCGGAGGATGTGAACAAAAGCACCATAGGTTGTTACACCCGGGAGATCCAAGAGCCGACAATACTACAACTTCGGCTCCGGTTTCTGGGGTGATTTCCGTGCACCAACATCATCACCGTGTACTCTTCCGTATAATCCCTGTTGTGCTTCATGCAAACGGTTGCTCGGTCGGAACCTTCGCATTTTTGGATAGTGGATCTGATGCGACGTTGGTGGACAGATCGCTGGCCGAGCAGCTGGGCGTGCAAGGTCCGACATCACCATTGTGCATGCAGTGGACCAACGGTGTCAAGCGTGTAGAAGAAGACTCCCAGCAAATCCAAATGAATATTTCGGGTTCGGTATCCGGAAAGCAGTTTTCGTTGCGGAAAGTCCAAACCGTTGGAGGACTGGAACTTCCACAACAATCCGTCGACTTTGAAGAACTGAGGGCCAGGTATCCATATTTGAACGGACTACCCGTTGAAAGTTTCAGGGATGCAAAACCAGGAATCCTAATCGGTCTGGATCATACAAGGCTGAAGACCACTCTAAAGCTGCGTGAAGGTCGAGAGCACGAGCCAGTAGCGGCGAAAACCAGACTCGGCTGGGTGATATACGGGCGTTCCGGAGATGCGGCAAATACTTCATCGCAGCACGTGCTTCACATTGGTACTCGAAAAAGAGATGATGATCTGCACGAGCTAGTAAAGAGCTTTTTCTCCATGGAAAGTGTGGGAGTTTCCATTGACCAAGTTAAGGAGTCAGCCGAAGATCAACGAGCGAGAGATATCCTCCAGTCAACCACAAGAAGGACTGAAAATGGGAGATTCGAGACTGGTCTTCTGTGGAAGTTCGACGACGTAGAGTTTCCGAACAGCAAACCTATGGCTGAGCGGAGGCTGAAGTGCCTGGAAAATCGCTTGCTCAAATCACCTCATCTGTATACCAATGTTCGCCAGCAAATAGCCGATTATGTATCCAAAGGATACGCGCACAAGGCGACTGGACAAGAAATAGCCGAGATGAATCCGAAGCGTACCTGGTTTCTTCCGTTGGGTATTGTCGTGAATCCGAAGAAGCCGGACAAGGTGAGAGTTGTGTGGGACGCAGCTGCATCCGTCCAGGGAGTGTCTTTGAACTCTGTCCTTCTAAAAGGGCCAGATCTGATGACGTCGCTGCAGACAGTTTTAAGCCGCTATCGCCAAAGGGAAATCGCTATAAGTGGCGATATAATGGGAATGTTCCACCAGGTGCTCATTTCCCGACAAGACCGTTCAGCCCAGTCGTTCCTGTGGAGGGATTACCCGTCCGAGTCGATTCAGGTGTACGTGATGGATGTCGCCATATTCGGGGCAACTTGTTCCCCGAGTTCGACACAATACGTGAAGAATTTGAATGCAGGGGAATATTCCGCCGAGTTCCCGAGAGCGTCCGAAGCCATTCAAGATAATCATTATGTCGACGACTACCTGGACAGCGTCGACACGATCCAGGAGGCGGTTCAGTTGGCGCTGGAGGTTAAAGCGGTGCACGAAAAGGCGGGATTCCTGATTCGGCATTGGATGTCGAACTCGCCGGAGGTGCTACAGAGAATTGGAGAGCAAAACACGAAGGCGGTAAAGAGTTTCACCATGGATAAAGGCAGCAATGTAGAACGCGTTTTGGGAATGGTTTGGCGGCCGCAGGAGGACATCTTCGTATTCTCTTTGACGCTGCGCGAGGACTTACGACACCTAATCGATGGACTCATAGTCCCTACAAAACGCCAACTGTTGAGCCTTGTTATGAGTGTGTTCGATCCGTTGGGATTGGTCGCACAGTTCGTGGTACACGGAAAAACGATTGTCCAGGATGTGTGGAGGTCAGGTATAGGCTGGGATGAGCAACTGCCGGCCGACATAGTTCCCAAATGGGAACAGTACATTTCCCTACTCGAGAAGCTGGATAGCGTGCGAATACCTAGATGTTACTTTCCGGGATACAGTCTGGGAGCATACGAATCGATGCAACTACATGTATTTGTAGACGCAAGCAGTGCGGCTTATGCTGCCGTAGCCTATTTCCGGATCGTAGATAATGGAGTAGTACGTTGCAGTCTCGTCTCTGCCAAAACCAAGGTGGCACCGATGAAGCTGCTGTCAATCCCCAGGTTAGAACTCCAAGCGGCAGTGATAGGAACACGGCTCATGAAGTCCATCTCGTCAAGTCACACGTTGCAGATAACGCGCAAGGTCATGTGGAGCGATTCATCAACGGTGCTAAATTGGATCCGATCCGACCCTCGAAAATATCGTCAGTACGTAGCGTTCCGCGTAACTGAGATCTTGGATGAAACAGAGGTTACAGACTGGAGAAAAGTGCCGTCAAGGATGAATGTGGCCGACGAAGCAACTAAATGGGGGAACGGTCCCTGTTTTGATCAAGGAAGTAGATGGTATAAAGCTCCCGAGTTCCTGTACAAGCCCGAATGCGACTGGCCGGATGAAGTGATTGAACAAACTAcagcggaggagttgaagataGTTGCGATGCACCAGGTGGTTCCAGCGGAGCAGGTAATCGACTTCACACGTTTTTCGAGATGGGAGAAGCTTACTGGTACGTTAGCGGTCGTCCTGCGGTTCGGCAGAAGGAAAATAGAAACTGCGACGGACAATCCAAGTAGTGAATCAAGGAGGTATGCTGAGTCGGTCATGGTTAGGCTGATCCAGTTGAGCAGATATGCTGAGGAGTATCGGGTTCTTCAAAGGAATCAGCAAGTTCAAGCAGGAGAACGTCAGCTAGTGGACAGAAGCAGTTGCCTATTCAAGCTATCACCATTTTTAGATCCTGATGGAGTAATCCGCATGGGATCTCGTATTGGTTATGCTGAATATGTTCCGTACGAAGCCAAATTTCCTGCAATCTTACCCAAGGACCACTACGTAACACACCTGGTGATCAACTGGTTCCACAGGAAATATGGACACGCCAACAACGAAACCATTGTAAACGAGGTACGACAGAGATTCCACGTCTCTGAACTacggtcagctgtcaaaaaggtCGCAAGGAGCTGCAACTGGTGCAAGGTGTACAAGTCCAAGCCTCAGGTGCCACCCATGGCTCCTCTGCCGAATGCTCGAATAACACCATATGTAAGAGCCTTTTCGTTCACTGGTCTGGACTATTTTGGACCCATTACCGTGCGGTTTGGACGTGGCAGCGCTAAAAGGTGGGTTGCTCTTTTTACCTGTTTGAGCACCCGAGCTGTCCACCTAGAAATCGCTTATTCGCTGTCGACGGAATCATGTAAAATGGCCATACGCAGGTTCATCTCTCGTCGAGGCGCACCGCAAGAGATCTACTCAGATCAAGGAACCAACTTCCAGGGAGCGAATGCAGAGTTGAAGATGCAGATGACAACCACAAACCGTCATCTAGCGCAGACTTTCACCAATGCAAACACGCAATGGAAGTTTAATCCACCATACGCCCCCCATATGGGTGGAATATGGGAAAGACTGGTGCGTTCAGTCAAGGCAGGTTTATCCAACATGACATTGCCGAAGAATCCGGACGAGGAGACGTTGGTTACCGCAATAGTGGAGGTGGAATCAATCGTCAACTCGCGTCCCTTGACCTATCTGCCTATTGACAGTCAGGAGAGCGAGGCCCTGACACCAAACCACTTCCTGCTACTGAGCTCGAACGGAGTAGTGCAGCCAGCAGTACGACCCACGGAAGAAGGGGCAGCATTACGGACGAACTGGAAGCATATCCAAGTCATGCTGGACCGATTTTGGACCCGATGGATTCGGGAATACTTGCCCGTTATAGCCCGACAGCCGAAATGGTTCGGCGAGGTTACGCCGATCAACGTCGGAGATCTGGTCATCGTTGTGAACGACGGGATTCGGAACAGTTGGACTCGAGGAAAGATTCTACGTGTCTATCCGGGACGGGATGGACAAGTTCGTTCTGCAGATGTTCAGACGGTAGGAGGAGTCTTGCGGAGACCTGCAGCGAAGCTCGCTGTTCTAGATGTTGCCAGGGATAAAGTATAG